The DNA sequence CTTGAAAAAATTACTCAAAACATAAATACAGCTTTGCTTAAAGAAGGGGAACCACTGATAGTTTTCAATCCAAGTTCATGGACAAGGACTGATTTAGTTGAGATAAATCTTGAAAAATTTGACACAAACGAATATGCTATATTTGAACCATCGGGAAGAGAAGTCCCGTCTCAAAGCATAGATGACAGTGGAACAAGAAAAATTATTTTCGTTGCTGAAAATGTTCCACCAATTGGGTATAAAACTTACATCATCAAAAAACAAAAACCGTCCGAATTTAAAAATGAACTTTTAATTTCAAAAAATCGCATTGAAAACAAATTTTTCAAAATTGAAATTGACACAAATACTGGCTGGATAAGCGAGATTTTTGATAAAAGATTTAACAAACAAATTTTAAATGGACACGGTAATAAACTCCAACTTCTGGAGGATAAGCCAACAGCCTGGGATGCTTGGAATATCGGATTAACAGGAATTGAATTCAACTCAAACTTTAAAAACTGTGAGGTAATTGAGTCAGGACCGGTTCGTGCGGTGTTAAAACTTGAAAGGGAATTTAGAAAACCAGATACAAGGTCATATCCACCCACCGAAACTTTTCCAACAAGCTTTTTCACTCAATACATAATCCTTTACGATAAAATTGAAAGAATAGACTTTAGAACAGATGTTGATTGGTGGGAGGAAAACATAATGTTAAAAGTTGCATTTCCACTTGCGGTTAAAGATACATTTGCAACTTATGAAATTCCTTACGGCTATATTAAAAGGTCAACTGAATTTAAAAATTCTTGGGATAGTGCAAAAGTTGAGGTGCCAGCTTTAAGATGGGCTGATGTTTCCGAGAAAGATTATGGTGTTAGTTTGATAAATAATTCAAAATATGGTTATGATTGCAAAAATTCCGTTATCCGTCTTTCATTGCTTCGCTCACCAAAATGGCCTGATCCAACAGCGGATAGAGGCTTCCATAAAATTGAATACTCACTTTACCCACACAAAGGAACATGGAGAGAAGCAAAAACCGTAAATGTCGCTTATGATTTTAATAATCCACTTATCCCAATCTTGACCGATAAACATGAAGGCAACCTTCCACCTGAAAATTACTCTTTCCTGAAATTGAGCCCCGATAACTTGGTCTTAACAATTTTAAAAAAGTCTGAGGATGAAGATGCTTGGATATTGCAGTTTTATGAGTCGCAAGGGAAGGAGACAACAGCTCAAATAGTATTGCCATTTAAGCCATCAAAAATTTATAAAGCCAACTTTCTTGAAGAAGAGAAGGAAGAAGCGAAATTTGAAGGTGATAAAGTTATTTTGAAAATCAAACCTAACTCCATAGTGACATTAAAAATTTACAGATAAAATAAAAAAGGGGGCGTGGCTAAACCGACGCCCCCTGATAGACTTATTGGTATTGGGCAAATTTTACTTAACCAACATCATTTTCCTCGTTTTTTCAAAGTTTCCAAATTTAAGTTTATAAAAGTAAGTTCCGCTTGCCACAGGTTTCCCATTTTTATCTTTCCCATCCCAAACTATAGTATGTTTTCCTTTCGGGAATTCTTGCTCATCAATCAATTTAACAACTTCACGACCTGCAATATCATAAATTATCAAACTTATTTTCTTATCAACGGGTAAATAGAAAGATATATTCGTCGTTGGGTTAAACGGATTTGGATAATTTTGATAAAGTTCATAATCATCTGGAGTTATGACAGTCCATTCCTTGACCCCAGTTACCGTTTTCTCATAAATTCTCAAAACCTTGTTTTCTGAATACTTATTCAAACTATCGGTTATCCCCTGCAAGAAAAGTATAATTTCGGGTTTCCCATCGCCATCAAGATCATCTGTGGCACCAGTTCTCCAGATTCCACCGCTCCATCCAGCTCCAGCTGCTGAATCAACAGGATCATAGTCAATTATTTTGCTCACAGCCCAAGATGTTGGCTCAAGCGGGGAACCACCTTGAAATTCCGCCTCGTATACAACATAATATCCACCCAAAACAAGATACCTATTCCCCACATTTTGCAAGTTAAATAAATAAAACATTCTATCAGTAGTGTCAGAATAAATTACTTTAACTTTAGTTGAGTCAAAGTTATCAACATTGTCAAGATTTCCAATGACATAAACTGTGTTCGGCACGCTTTCAGTTGTTGTTACCGCTCTGAAAAAGGAAAAATAGACTTCATCTTTGCCATTAGCATCAAAATCTCCCTTTGCAACTGCTTTCAACGGATAGCTGTTTGCTGATTGAAGAACAACGATTTTATTAGTATCTGCCTCGTATGTGTTTGGTCCAACTGCTTTAATGAACCAAACTGGCGTTTCATTTCCAACAAGATTATTTCCCATAAACCAAATTTCTTTCTTCCCATCACCATCAACATCTGCGACAGTTCCACTTACAACTGCCATATTTCTTTCAACCCCATCAATCACTGCAAAACTATGTGTTGGGAAATATGCTTCTTTAACAACGGTTGCAAATCCACTTTCAAAATCACCTTCAACTGAAATAATATAAACGCCGTCACTTGCCCCACCGAACGCAAACTCAAAATGGATTAATTCTTGCTTACCATCTCCATCAACATCATCAACGACGAAGTTTTCAGGTCTAAATCTTGTCATTCCTGTATCTGGAATTATAACATAAGGACCATCAAACTTATTTTCTGATGGATTCCATTCCCAAACTTGATAACCACGCTGGTTAACATGGTTTGTAAAATCAGTCTTTAACCTCCCAACGGGATAAATTATTTCAAGTTTTCCATCACCATCAAGATCACC is a window from the Candidatus Kryptobacter tengchongensis genome containing:
- a CDS encoding Por secretion system C-terminal sorting domain-containing protein; amino-acid sequence: MGTKDTIIAQLGPGRSVLVTDVNKDGVKEVYTTAYVGHKVIQFTVAGNDSVELTYIFPDQPSAYYSEPRDIEVGDLDGDGKLEIIYPVGRLKTDFTNHVNQRGYQVWEWNPSENKFDGPYVIIPDTGMTRFRPENFVVDDVDGDGKQELIHFEFAFGGASDGVYIISVEGDFESGFATVVKEAYFPTHSFAVIDGVERNMAVVSGTVADVDGDGKKEIWFMGNNLVGNETPVWFIKAVGPNTYEADTNKIVVLQSANSYPLKAVAKGDFDANGKDEVYFSFFRAVTTTESVPNTVYVIGNLDNVDNFDSTKVKVIYSDTTDRMFYLFNLQNVGNRYLVLGGYYVVYEAEFQGGSPLEPTSWAVSKIIDYDPVDSAAGAGWSGGIWRTGATDDLDGDGKPEIILFLQGITDSLNKYSENKVLRIYEKTVTGVKEWTVITPDDYELYQNYPNPFNPTTNISFYLPVDKKISLIIYDIAGREVVKLIDEQEFPKGKHTIVWDGKDKNGKPVASGTYFYKLKFGNFEKTRKMMLVK